The region GCGCGGCTACCTGGTGGATATCGCCGGCTTCGAGCAGGCGCTGCAGGCGCAGCGCGCGCAGTCGCAGGAGGAGCGCCGCAGCAAGAAGATCGCGGTGGTCGCCGACGACCTCGGCGATGCGTCGCAGTGGGAGCACGCCCCGGCCGAAGCGTCGCGCTGGCAGGGCGCCCCCGGCGATGCGGCCCACGGCCGGTTTGTCGGCTATGAAGTCACGACCATCGAGACCGATGTCGCCGCCGTGCGCCATCTCCCGGACGGGCGGGTGGCCGTGATGCTGCGTGAGTCGCCCTTCTACGCCGAAAGCGGCGGACAGGTGAGCGACCGCGGCACCATCGAGGGAGCCGGCTGGCGCGTGTCGGTGGACGACGTCAAGAAGATCGACGGGCGCATCACCGCCATCGGCGTGCTGGAGGGTGAGTTCCACTTCGGCATGGCCACGGCGCGCGTGCCCGGGAGCCGCCGGCGCGACACCGAGCGCAACCACACCGCCACGCACCTGCTGCACGCCGCGCTGCGCGAAGTGCTCGGCGATCATGTGCACCAGGCCGGCAGTGTGGTGGAGCCCGACCGCCTGCGCTTCGACTTCACCCACCACGGCCCGGTGAAGCCCGAACAGCTCGAGGCCATCGAGCACTGGGTGAACCACGCCATCTGGGAGAACGTGGACGTCACCATCACGGAGAAGAAGTACGCCGACGCCGTGAAGGGCGGCGCGATGGCGCTCTTCGGCGAGAAGTACGGCGATGTGGTGCGCGTGGTGGAGGTGCCCGGCTACAGCGTCGAGCTGTGCGGCGGCACGCACGTGCGCAACACCGGGCAGATCGCGGCCTGCCGCATCGTGCACGAGCAGGGCGTGGCGGCCGGCGTGCGGCGCATCGTCGCCATCACCGGGCCCAAGGCCTTCGAGGCGCTGCGCGACAAGGAGCGCGCGCTCGATGCCATCGCCGAACGGCTGAAGGTGAACGTCGCCGCGGGCGGAGTGGAAGCCATCGCCCGGCGCCTCGACGCGTTGCTCAACGACAAGAAAGCCCTCGAGAAGAAGCTCGAGGAGGCGCTGAAGGGCAGCGGCGGCGGCAGCGCGGTGCAATCCATCGTCGCCGGCGCCGAGAGCGTGAACGGCGCGAACGTAGCCGTGGCGATGACCGACGCGGCGGACGTGGATGCCATCAAGACGCTCGGCGACGCGGTGCGCGAGGCGATGCCCGATGGCGTCGCGGTGCTCGGCGCCGTCACGGACGGCAAGGGAACGCTGCTCGTCGTGGTTGGCGACGGCCTCCGCGCGAAGAACGTGAATGCCGGCGCCCTCGTGAAGGACATTGCGGCCCTCGGCGGCGGACGCGGCGGCGGCAAGCCGCATATGGCGCAGGCGGGCCTGGCCGATGAGGAGTCGCTGAAGACGGCCATGGCCGGTGCCGCCGCGATCGTGAAGAAGGCAATCCAGTAGCGATGGGTGCGCTGCAAGCCTGGCTCGACGCCCGCGTGCCTGCGGCGCCCGATGCGTTGAAGCGGCGCATCGCGCAGATCGTCGCCGAGCATCCCGAGTGGGAGGCGATGCCGCGGTCGCACGCGATGCTGCGGGCGAGTGAATTCCTGATGAAGGAAGTGCTGGCCGCCGCGCCCAAGGACCGCGACGCCGCGCTCGACCTGCTGGCCGGCGATGCCTGCGTGACGTATGCATTGGAGGCGGCCGCCGACGAGCCGTCGACGTTCACCGCCTTCGCCGACCAGGCGATGCAGCGCATCGCCAAGCTCGCCGCGGAGGAGTAGCACCGCGATTTAGCCAGCCGCAGCCCGGGAACGCCGGTTGTAGTCTCCCGTCTTCCGTCTCCCCTCTCCCGTCTGCCCCGATGACCCACCTGACTGAACTTGCCGAACTCGCCGCGAAGAGCGCGACGGACCTTGCCCCCGCCATCGAGAAAGCGGTCGAAATGGTGCGCGGCACGCTGAAGGGCGGCGGCACGCTCTTCTTCTGCGGCAACGGCGGCAGCGCCGCCGACGCGCAGCACATGGCCACGGAATACGTGGTGCGCTACAAGAAGGAGCGCCGCCCCTATCCCGCCATCGCCCTCACGACCGACACGTCGCTGTTGACGGCGGCGGGCAATGACTACGGCTTCGAGACCATCTTCTCGCGCCAGGTGGAAGCGCTGTGCAAGAAGGGCGACCTGCTGATTCTGCACACCACCAGCGGCAACTCCCCCAACCTCCTCCGCGCCGCCGAAGCCGCGCAGGCTCAGGGCGTCGCGACGCTGGCGCTGTCGGCAAAGGGCGGGGGACCGCTCGCCGTGCTCGTGGATCACTGCATCGTCGTGCCGACGGACAGGACGGATAGGGCGCAGGAGATTCAGCTGTGCATACAGCACTACATATGCGAGCAGGCGGAAAAAGACGATTGAGGATTGGCGGAACGGGGAGGGGGTAGAGGCTTGGCGAGGAGGGACGAGATGTGGAACGAGGAGGGAGGTTTCTGGCGCACCGGAGACCTCCCTCCTCGTTCCACATCCCGTCCCTCGTCCCTTAGCCCCTACCCCCTCCCCGTTCCGTCAAAGCGTCCGGAATCGGATGCTCTTCAGTAAACTCAAGCCGAGGCGCGAGCAGTCGGTACATCACCGGCGTCACCAGTCGCGCAATGAGTGTCGATGACACCAGCCCGCCGATGATCACCCACGCCAGCGGCGAGTAGAGCGACGAGCCCTGCAGGGCGAGCGGGAGCATGCCGCCGATGGCGGTCATTGAGGTCAGCACAATGGGCACGAAGCGCACTTCGCCGGCGCGCTGGATGGCATCGTCGAGATTGTAGCCTTGCCGTCGCAGCTCATCGGTGAAGTCGACGAGCAGGATGCTCGTCTTGATCTCGATGCCGATGAGCGCCACGAAGCCGATCATCGCCGCGAAGCTCAGCGTGTTGCCGCTCAGCCAGAGCGCGACGATGCCGCCGACGATGCCGAGCGGGATGACGCTGGCCACGACGAGCGTGCTCTTGAAGGTGCGGAACTCGAGCACGAGGATGGCCATGATGCCGAAGATGGCGACGATGATGGCGTTGCCGATGCCGCCGAAGCTCTCCTGCCGGCTCTCGATCTCCCCGGCCGGAATCAGGCGATAGCCCGGTGGCAGCTTGAGCGACTCCAGCGTTGCCAGCACTTCCTTGGTCACCCGATCGGTGTTGTAGCCGGTGAGCACATAGCTGGTGACCGTCGCCGAACGCACCTGGTTGAAGTGCGTGATGACATTGGGCGATCCCTTGAAGCCGAGCTGCGCCAGCTGGTTCAGCGGGATCATCGCCCCCGTGGTGGAGGCCACGTGGATGCGGTCGAGGATCTCGCTCGTCGGCCGGCCGTCGCGCGGCACGCGCACCGTGATGGGATACTCTTCGCCGTCGCTCGCGCGGAACTTGCCCGCCTCGAGTCCGGCCACGCCCAGGCGCACCGTGCGGTCCAGTTCCACCGTGGCGACGCCGAGCAGCCCGGCCTTCTGCCGGTCCACGCGCAGGGCGAGGTCGGTGCGCGAGACGGCGAGCGGGTCGCGCACGTACTGCGTCCCCGGCGTCGCCGCCATCACGCGCTCCACGCGCGCCGAGAGCGCGCGCAGCGTGTCGAGGTCGGGCCCCTCGATGCGGATGGCGATGGGGGCGTCGATGGGCGGGCCGTTCTCGAACTCGCGCACCTCGATGCGCGCCCCCGGCACCTGCGCCAGCGTGGCGCGCAGGCTGTCGATCATCTGCGGCGTGGAGCGCGGAAGGTATTCGTGCTGCAGCACGAAGAGCTGGGCGATGTTCCCCGCTTCGGCCCGCGGCACCGTGTTGTAATAGACGAACGGATTGTCCTTCCCGACGTTCGTGAAGACCCCGCGCGTGTTGGGATGCTTGAGGATGATGCGTTCGGCGATGCGGGCCACCGAGTCGGTGGCGGCAATCGTCGTCCCCTCGGCCGTCTCGATGTTCACCAGGAACTGCGGCGTCCCCGCCTTGGGGAAGAGCGAGAAGCCCACCACCGGCACCAGCGCGAACGAACTCAGGATCAGGATCACACTGAACAGCAGCGTGCGATACGGATTGGCCAGCGCGCGGTGCAGCACCGGCGCGTACGTCTTCTGGATCCCGCCCTCCAGCAGTTGCAGCCAGCGGTTGCCGCGCTTCTCGCTGGTGACGGGCATGATGCGGCTCGCCAGCCACGGCACGATCGTGAAGCTCACGAAGAGCGACGCGAGCACCGCGTACACCACGGCCAGCGGGAGCGAGCGCATGTACCGCCCGGGAAGTCCCGGGAGGAAGATCAGCGGGAGGAAGGCGAAGATGAGCGTGGCCGTCGCGCCCATCACCGCCACCGCAATCTGCCGCGTGGCCTGCACCGCCGCGTCGCGCCGGGAATGCCCGGCGCGCAGGAAGCGCGAGATGTTCTCCACCACGACGATGGAATCGTCCACCAGGAGGCCGAGCGCGATGACGAATCCGACGATGGAGAGCTGGTTGATGCTGTATCCCGTCACGTCGAGCAGGGCGATCGCGATGGAGAGCGAAAGCGGAATGGACGTCATCACGATTGCCGACGCGCGCGGCCCCAGCGGAAGCAGGGTCAGCAGCACGAGGGAAAGGGCGATGGCGAAGTCGGCGCCGAGTCGCGAGAGGCGGCGGTCGACGTTGGCCGCCTGGTCGAAACCGCGCACCAGCTTCACGCCGCGCGGGAGGGTGCGCTCGAGTTCGTCGAGCACCGGCCACATCTCCGCCTTGGCGACCGTGATGTTCGCGCTCTCCTTCATCGCGGCGGTTACGAAGACGGCGCGCTCGCCGCTCCACCGCCCGATGTGCGTCGGGTCGCCGTACCCCCAGCGCACGTCGGCCACGTCCTGCAACCGCACCACGCCGGCGCGCGATCCGCCCACCACCGTCTGCTGCACTTCCTCGAGCGTGCGATATCGCCCCTGCGGCACCAGGTTGAACCGGCGCGTCCCCGCGTCCACGCTCCCGCCGGGAATCGACACGTTGTCGCTCCCGATGGCCTGCATCACCTGCATCGGCGGGATGCCGGCGCGCGCCAGCTTGTCGAGGTTCAGCGCCACCTGCACTTCGCGTGTCGGCGCCGCCCAGCGCTCCGACTTCTTGATGCTCTCCAGTCGCTCGAGACGCTTCTCGAACTGCTTGGCGATGGAGTCGAGCTGCGCGTACGGCGCCGTCTCGCTCACCAGCGCCGCCTGGAGGATGCTGACGTTGGTCGCCGAGGCGCGGAGGATCTGCAGGCGCGCGAGCCCGGCGGGGAGTTCGGCGCGCAGCGCGTTCATCTCGCGCAGCACCTCGTCCTCCTTGCGATCGGCGTCCACGCTCGGCTCGAATTCGATGCGAATGGTCGCGAGCCCGTCCTCGGCGCGCGCGAAGAGCTTCCAGACGCCCTCGAGCGCGCCCAGCTTGTCCTCGATCTTGTCGACGACCAGCTGTTCCATGTCGCTCGGGCTCGCGCCCGGGTAGACCACGATCACCATGAACGTCGGGATCGGAAAGACCGGGTCTTCGCCGCGCGGGATCCGCTTCCAGCTCGCCACGCCGATGGCGACGAGCATCAGGAACATCAGGATCGTGAACTGCCAGCGCCTGACGGAAAAGGCGGCGAGCTTCACGGCTTGATCTCCACGCGCGCGCTGTCGCTCAGCCAGGCCGCGCCGCTGCGCACCACGCGTGTGACGCCGTCGAGGCCGCGCACCAGCACCTGATCACCGTCCAGCCCGACGAGCGTCACCGCGACGCACTTCGCGCGCCGTCCCGCGGCGTCGACCGTGAAGACGATACCGTGCTCCTGATTCCCCTCGACCAGCGCCTCGGCGGGAATGGCATACACCTCATCCGACAATCGCTCATCCCCAATCGCCTTCCGTTCCCCTTTCCGTTCCCCCACCGTGCCCGTGCCTCTTCCCCGAGGCGAGATCACGGCGCGCCCAACGAGCCCCGATGGCAACCCCGACACCCCCTCGAGCGAGATCTCCACCGTGTACAGCCCGGTGCGCGGGTCAGAGGCCGCGCCAATCTGCGCGACCTTCCCCTTGAAGACCTTGCCCGGCACCGCTTCGAACGCGACTTCGGCGGCGTCGCCCACGCGCAGGCGCACCGCCTCGCGGTCGGGAATGCCGGCGCGCAGCACGCTGCCGCGGCCGCGCGAGGCAAAGTGCAGCACCGGCGCTCCCGCGCCCACCATCTGTCCCGCATTGGCGATGCGCAGCAGCACCACGCCGTCGGCCGGCGCGACGATCGTCGCATACTCCTTGTTCACGCGTGCCGCGCGCAGGTCGGCCTCGGCCACGTCGCGCCCCGTCTGCACGTCCTGCAGCTGCGCAAGCGTGGCCACCGAGTCGCGATAGAGCCGTTCCACGCGCTGCGCATCGCGCCGCGCCTTCTCCGCGCCGGCCGTTGCCTTGGCGAGCATCGCGTCGATCTCGCGCTGGTCGAGCGACGCGAGGAGCTGCCCGCGCCGCACCTTCGCGCCGTCGTCCACGAGCACCCGGCCGACAATGCCGCCGATCTTGAACGAGAGCGTCACTTCATCCTTGGCGCCGAGCGTGCCCGAGGCGCTGATGGTAGTGCCCTGGCCCGCGGGAAGCACCGGGGCCATCTGCACCGGGGTGATAGTCTCGGGCGGAGGATTGCGGCCTTCGGCGGAGGTGCTGCAAGCGGCGGCGAGGGCAGTGAGTATGAGTGCGAGTCTATTGGACATTTGCG is a window of Gemmatimonadaceae bacterium DNA encoding:
- the alaS gene encoding alanine--tRNA ligase, with the protein product MHAADIRQAFLDYFAKHGHVIRPSSSLVPGDDPTLLFTNAGMVQFKKVFLGMEEPPDGNRRATTSQKCVRAGGKHNDLEQVGHTARHHTFFEMLGNFSFGDYFKRDAIRFGWEFVTDVLKIPAEHLRVTVYHEDDEARQLWKDVTGIPETRIYGLGAKDNFWQMADTGPCGPCSEIYVDLAHLAKDWAFPKDAHGEWTRTDLTDYSLDAFVEGAEAGRFLEIWNLVFMQYDRQADGTMVPLPKPSVDTGAGLERIAAVLSGVTNNYHTALFLPLIERVEEVVGIKYPYRPGQGVGSANGPDGRAIDPASFRVIADHARAVAFLLADGVFPSNEGRGYVLRRILRRAVRHAWLLGRREPTLVKVVDKVIEMMHDVYPELKVRRKHIVETTRAEEERFLATIGGGLERFESLAPIGSTQGSTAIRGSISGDDAFRLYDTFGFPIDLTELMARERGYLVDIAGFEQALQAQRAQSQEERRSKKIAVVADDLGDASQWEHAPAEASRWQGAPGDAAHGRFVGYEVTTIETDVAAVRHLPDGRVAVMLRESPFYAESGGQVSDRGTIEGAGWRVSVDDVKKIDGRITAIGVLEGEFHFGMATARVPGSRRRDTERNHTATHLLHAALREVLGDHVHQAGSVVEPDRLRFDFTHHGPVKPEQLEAIEHWVNHAIWENVDVTITEKKYADAVKGGAMALFGEKYGDVVRVVEVPGYSVELCGGTHVRNTGQIAACRIVHEQGVAAGVRRIVAITGPKAFEALRDKERALDAIAERLKVNVAAGGVEAIARRLDALLNDKKALEKKLEEALKGSGGGSAVQSIVAGAESVNGANVAVAMTDAADVDAIKTLGDAVREAMPDGVAVLGAVTDGKGTLLVVVGDGLRAKNVNAGALVKDIAALGGGRGGGKPHMAQAGLADEESLKTAMAGAAAIVKKAIQ
- a CDS encoding SIS domain-containing protein, which encodes MTHLTELAELAAKSATDLAPAIEKAVEMVRGTLKGGGTLFFCGNGGSAADAQHMATEYVVRYKKERRPYPAIALTTDTSLLTAAGNDYGFETIFSRQVEALCKKGDLLILHTTSGNSPNLLRAAEAAQAQGVATLALSAKGGGPLAVLVDHCIVVPTDRTDRAQEIQLCIQHYICEQAEKDD
- a CDS encoding efflux RND transporter permease subunit, whose product is MKLAAFSVRRWQFTILMFLMLVAIGVASWKRIPRGEDPVFPIPTFMVIVVYPGASPSDMEQLVVDKIEDKLGALEGVWKLFARAEDGLATIRIEFEPSVDADRKEDEVLREMNALRAELPAGLARLQILRASATNVSILQAALVSETAPYAQLDSIAKQFEKRLERLESIKKSERWAAPTREVQVALNLDKLARAGIPPMQVMQAIGSDNVSIPGGSVDAGTRRFNLVPQGRYRTLEEVQQTVVGGSRAGVVRLQDVADVRWGYGDPTHIGRWSGERAVFVTAAMKESANITVAKAEMWPVLDELERTLPRGVKLVRGFDQAANVDRRLSRLGADFAIALSLVLLTLLPLGPRASAIVMTSIPLSLSIAIALLDVTGYSINQLSIVGFVIALGLLVDDSIVVVENISRFLRAGHSRRDAAVQATRQIAVAVMGATATLIFAFLPLIFLPGLPGRYMRSLPLAVVYAVLASLFVSFTIVPWLASRIMPVTSEKRGNRWLQLLEGGIQKTYAPVLHRALANPYRTLLFSVILILSSFALVPVVGFSLFPKAGTPQFLVNIETAEGTTIAATDSVARIAERIILKHPNTRGVFTNVGKDNPFVYYNTVPRAEAGNIAQLFVLQHEYLPRSTPQMIDSLRATLAQVPGARIEVREFENGPPIDAPIAIRIEGPDLDTLRALSARVERVMAATPGTQYVRDPLAVSRTDLALRVDRQKAGLLGVATVELDRTVRLGVAGLEAGKFRASDGEEYPITVRVPRDGRPTSEILDRIHVASTTGAMIPLNQLAQLGFKGSPNVITHFNQVRSATVTSYVLTGYNTDRVTKEVLATLESLKLPPGYRLIPAGEIESRQESFGGIGNAIIVAIFGIMAILVLEFRTFKSTLVVASVIPLGIVGGIVALWLSGNTLSFAAMIGFVALIGIEIKTSILLVDFTDELRRQGYNLDDAIQRAGEVRFVPIVLTSMTAIGGMLPLALQGSSLYSPLAWVIIGGLVSSTLIARLVTPVMYRLLAPRLEFTEEHPIPDALTERGGGRG
- a CDS encoding efflux RND transporter periplasmic adaptor subunit; its protein translation is MAPVLPAGQGTTISASGTLGAKDEVTLSFKIGGIVGRVLVDDGAKVRRGQLLASLDQREIDAMLAKATAGAEKARRDAQRVERLYRDSVATLAQLQDVQTGRDVAEADLRAARVNKEYATIVAPADGVVLLRIANAGQMVGAGAPVLHFASRGRGSVLRAGIPDREAVRLRVGDAAEVAFEAVPGKVFKGKVAQIGAASDPRTGLYTVEISLEGVSGLPSGLVGRAVISPRGRGTGTVGERKGERKAIGDERLSDEVYAIPAEALVEGNQEHGIVFTVDAAGRRAKCVAVTLVGLDGDQVLVRGLDGVTRVVRSGAAWLSDSARVEIKP